One genomic segment of Micromonospora sp. WMMC415 includes these proteins:
- a CDS encoding DUF305 domain-containing protein, translating into MTAPTTLDSDSGETTATGDGDRVSARRFGTLAVALAVVVGLLLGYAGGLLTPRVTRPGDASVEAGFARDMTTHHAQAVEMGLIAFQRGTDQEVRTIGGDIALAQQGDIGTMQTWLRSWGLDPTGSQPRMAWMPDGTEMVRNGLMPGMATPEQMAQLREAQGKELDVLFLELMITHHLGGIHMVDALLDASDEPDVVQAAQTMKNTQQTELTNLQNALKRIQG; encoded by the coding sequence ATGACCGCGCCCACGACCCTCGACAGCGACAGCGGCGAGACCACGGCCACCGGGGACGGTGACCGGGTGTCCGCCCGCCGGTTCGGCACCCTCGCGGTGGCGCTCGCCGTCGTGGTCGGTCTCCTGCTCGGGTACGCGGGGGGGCTGCTAACCCCCCGCGTCACCCGGCCGGGGGACGCCTCGGTCGAGGCGGGCTTCGCGCGGGACATGACCACCCACCACGCCCAGGCGGTCGAGATGGGGCTGATCGCGTTCCAGCGCGGCACGGACCAGGAGGTCCGGACGATCGGCGGCGACATCGCCCTCGCCCAGCAGGGCGACATCGGCACCATGCAGACGTGGCTGCGGTCCTGGGGGCTGGACCCGACCGGCTCCCAGCCCCGGATGGCGTGGATGCCGGACGGGACCGAGATGGTCCGTAACGGGCTGATGCCCGGGATGGCGACCCCGGAGCAGATGGCACAGCTGCGCGAGGCGCAGGGCAAGGAGTTGGACGTCCTCTTCCTGGAGCTGATGATCACGCACCACCTCGGCGGCATCCACATGGTCGACGCCCTGCTCGACGCCAGCGACGAGCCGGACGTGGTCCAGGCCGCGCAGACCATGAAGAACACGCAGCAGACCGAGCTGACCAACCTCCAGAACGCGCTGAAGCGCATCCAGGGCTGA
- a CDS encoding winged helix-turn-helix transcriptional regulator, translated as MSQGNSDVSMSGCDGTAGPFAPGQAKACTVREVLDRVGGKWSIGILVAASRGPVRFTELERCVEGISRRMLTLTLRNLERDGLLRRTVYPTVPPKVEYTATPIALELYESLVALTDWADRHRGAIAAARAAYDREHGRVANATEPV; from the coding sequence ATGTCCCAGGGGAACAGCGATGTGTCCATGAGCGGGTGTGACGGCACGGCCGGCCCCTTCGCACCCGGCCAGGCGAAGGCCTGCACGGTCCGCGAGGTGCTCGACCGCGTGGGCGGCAAGTGGAGCATCGGCATCCTGGTCGCCGCCTCCCGCGGCCCGGTCCGCTTCACCGAGCTGGAGCGCTGCGTCGAGGGGATCAGCCGGCGCATGCTCACGCTGACCCTGCGCAACCTGGAGCGGGACGGCCTGCTGCGGCGGACGGTGTACCCGACCGTCCCGCCGAAGGTCGAGTACACCGCCACCCCGATCGCCCTGGAGCTGTACGAGTCGCTGGTGGCCCTGACCGACTGGGCCGACCGGCACCGCGGCGCGATCGCCGCCGCCCGCGCCGCGTACGACCGTGAACACGGCCGTGTGGCGAACGCCACCGAACCGGTCTGA
- a CDS encoding erythromycin esterase family protein, translating into MLVQRLGAPSDFDPLLERVRDARIVMIGEATHGTYDYYRLREQLTRRLIAECGFSFVAVEGDWPDCDRVNRAVTAAPGGVAEPQAALERFERWPTWMWANGEVARFGRWLRAWNVERPESERAGFHGLDVYSLWESMQAIFDYLGEEDPASLEAAQDAYRCFEPYGKRVEEYGMASRFVSARCEDEVVRLLARTREHAAADGADAFSTWQNAEVVAGAERYYRAMVAGGPESWNVRDIHMADTLDRLLDHYGPGSRGIVWAHNTHVGDARATDMAADGMLNIGQLGRERHGRDAVVLVGFGSYRGTVIAAPRWGSPAEAMIVPPAREGSVEQRLHELMPERAVLVFGGDDQPGWVTGVLDHRAIGVVYDPSFESWGNYVPTRLGSRYDAFIWCDDTTALHPLPALSAPGEMETYPAGV; encoded by the coding sequence ATGCTGGTTCAGCGGCTCGGCGCGCCGAGCGACTTCGACCCGTTGCTGGAGCGCGTCCGGGACGCCCGGATCGTGATGATCGGAGAGGCGACGCACGGCACCTACGACTACTACCGGCTCCGGGAACAGCTCACCCGACGCCTGATCGCCGAGTGCGGGTTCTCGTTCGTGGCCGTGGAGGGGGACTGGCCGGACTGCGACCGCGTGAACCGGGCGGTCACCGCGGCCCCCGGTGGTGTCGCCGAGCCGCAGGCCGCCCTGGAACGGTTCGAGCGGTGGCCCACCTGGATGTGGGCCAACGGCGAGGTGGCGCGTTTCGGCCGCTGGCTGCGCGCCTGGAACGTGGAGCGGCCCGAGTCGGAGCGGGCCGGCTTCCACGGCCTGGACGTCTACAGCCTGTGGGAATCGATGCAGGCCATCTTCGACTACCTGGGCGAGGAGGACCCGGCGTCGCTGGAGGCCGCGCAGGACGCGTACCGCTGCTTCGAGCCGTACGGCAAGCGGGTCGAGGAGTACGGCATGGCCAGCCGGTTCGTCTCGGCGCGGTGCGAGGACGAGGTGGTGCGGCTGCTGGCGCGTACCCGGGAACACGCCGCGGCCGACGGCGCGGACGCCTTCTCGACCTGGCAGAACGCGGAGGTCGTGGCCGGCGCGGAGCGGTACTACCGGGCGATGGTCGCGGGCGGGCCGGAGTCGTGGAACGTCCGGGACATCCACATGGCCGACACCCTCGACCGGCTGCTCGACCACTACGGCCCGGGGTCGCGGGGAATCGTCTGGGCGCACAACACGCACGTCGGGGACGCGCGGGCGACCGACATGGCCGCCGACGGCATGCTGAACATCGGCCAGCTGGGTCGGGAGCGGCACGGCCGGGACGCGGTCGTGCTGGTCGGGTTCGGCAGCTACCGGGGTACGGTGATCGCCGCGCCGCGCTGGGGCTCGCCGGCCGAGGCGATGATCGTGCCGCCGGCCCGGGAGGGGTCGGTCGAGCAGCGGCTGCACGAGTTGATGCCCGAGCGGGCGGTGCTGGTGTTCGGCGGGGACGACCAGCCGGGTTGGGTCACGGGCGTCCTCGACCACCGGGCGATCGGCGTGGTGTACGACCCGTCGTTCGAGTCGTGGGGCAACTACGTCCCGACGCGGCTGGGTTCGCGGTACGACGCGTTCATCTGGTGCGACGATACGACGGCCCTGCACCCGCTTCCCGCCCTGTCGGCCCCCGGCGAGATGGAGACGTACCCGGCGGGCGTCTGA
- a CDS encoding MMPL family transporter gives MATLLYRLGRGSMRRRRLVAAIWLVVLVGLGLAAATLRGPTASNFTMPGTESQRAQDLLAEQFPAASGATGTIAVKAPAPGQLGTPQGQAVVKELTQEAATLPGVVGAVDPFTVQALSPDGRYALIQVQFAEGADKVTDAQRDAYEKVGTAAEARGWQVAPGGEVLNTEPEVGSTEAIGVAIAAIVLVVTFGSLVAAGMTMLNALIGVGVGMAGLFALSDVVELTSTAPILALMLGLAVGIDYSLFITSRYRQNLLDGLPRDEAVGRAVGTAGSAVLFAGATVVIALAGLAVVNIPFLTVMGLAAAGTVTIAVLVALTLQPALLGFAGRRVLPRKLRAAAGQAGADATAEGGDATGAGAGTEDRSAFGFRWARLVTRFRLPVILVGLVGLGVLALPTPDMRLALPDAGTAPAGSPARVSNDLISEGFGPGFTGRLAVVVAGDDQQATAAAVPQVTALVQRTENVLAVAPPQFSPDGRTVLLGVVPKTGPTDPATETLVDDIRGAVGGIQGADVLLTGVTAIGIDVSEKLSAALPIYLLLVVGLSVLLLMLVFRSLLVPVKAALGFLLTVAATFGLTVAVFQQGRLADLVGLDTPGPLISFLPILLIGILFGLAMDYEVFLVSRMREDFVHGDTARQATINGMGHGARVVTAAALIMIAVFGGFVFMDDPVIKSMGFALAVGVAIDAFVVRMTIVPAVMSLLGDKAWWLPRWLDRALPNVDVEGEGLRAHLADKEPARA, from the coding sequence ATGGCGACCCTGCTCTACCGGCTCGGCCGGGGCTCGATGCGCCGGCGGCGACTCGTCGCCGCGATCTGGCTCGTCGTACTCGTCGGCCTCGGCCTCGCCGCCGCGACCCTGCGCGGCCCGACGGCGAGCAACTTCACGATGCCCGGCACCGAGTCGCAGCGCGCCCAGGACCTGCTCGCCGAGCAGTTCCCGGCGGCCAGCGGCGCGACCGGCACCATCGCCGTCAAGGCGCCCGCGCCCGGCCAGCTCGGTACGCCGCAGGGCCAGGCGGTGGTCAAGGAGCTGACCCAGGAGGCCGCGACGCTGCCCGGCGTGGTCGGCGCCGTGGACCCCTTCACGGTCCAGGCCCTCTCCCCCGACGGCCGGTACGCGCTGATCCAGGTCCAGTTCGCCGAGGGCGCCGACAAGGTGACCGACGCGCAGCGGGACGCGTACGAGAAGGTCGGCACGGCGGCCGAGGCCCGAGGCTGGCAGGTGGCCCCCGGCGGCGAGGTGCTCAACACCGAGCCGGAGGTCGGCTCGACCGAAGCCATCGGCGTGGCCATCGCGGCGATCGTCCTCGTGGTCACGTTCGGGTCGCTGGTTGCGGCGGGGATGACCATGCTGAACGCCCTGATCGGGGTGGGCGTCGGCATGGCCGGCCTGTTCGCGCTCAGCGACGTCGTGGAGCTCACCAGCACCGCACCGATCCTCGCCCTGATGCTCGGCCTGGCGGTCGGCATCGACTACTCGCTCTTCATCACCTCCCGCTACCGGCAGAACCTGCTCGACGGGCTGCCCCGGGACGAGGCGGTCGGTCGGGCGGTCGGCACCGCCGGCTCGGCCGTGCTCTTCGCCGGCGCCACCGTGGTGATCGCGCTGGCCGGCCTGGCGGTGGTGAACATCCCGTTCCTCACCGTCATGGGTCTCGCCGCCGCCGGTACCGTCACCATCGCCGTGCTGGTCGCCCTCACGCTCCAGCCGGCGCTGCTCGGCTTCGCCGGCCGGCGGGTCCTCCCCCGCAAGCTCCGCGCCGCCGCCGGGCAGGCCGGCGCGGACGCCACCGCCGAGGGCGGCGACGCGACCGGCGCGGGCGCCGGCACCGAGGACCGTTCCGCCTTCGGGTTCCGGTGGGCCCGCCTGGTGACCCGGTTCCGGCTGCCCGTCATCCTGGTCGGCCTGGTCGGGCTCGGCGTGCTCGCGCTGCCCACGCCCGACATGCGGCTGGCCCTCCCCGACGCCGGCACCGCACCGGCCGGGTCGCCGGCCCGGGTCTCCAACGACCTGATCAGCGAGGGCTTCGGACCGGGCTTCACCGGCCGGCTGGCGGTCGTCGTCGCCGGCGACGACCAGCAGGCCACGGCGGCGGCGGTACCGCAGGTCACCGCGCTGGTCCAGCGCACCGAGAACGTGCTGGCGGTGGCACCGCCGCAGTTCAGCCCGGACGGCCGGACCGTGCTGCTCGGTGTGGTCCCGAAGACCGGGCCCACCGACCCGGCCACCGAGACCCTGGTGGACGACATCCGGGGCGCGGTCGGCGGCATCCAGGGCGCCGACGTGCTGCTCACCGGCGTGACGGCGATCGGCATCGACGTCTCCGAGAAGCTCTCCGCCGCGCTGCCGATCTACCTGCTGCTCGTGGTCGGGCTGTCGGTGCTGCTGCTGATGCTGGTGTTCCGCTCGCTGCTGGTGCCGGTCAAGGCCGCGCTGGGCTTCCTGCTCACCGTCGCCGCGACGTTCGGCCTCACCGTGGCGGTGTTCCAGCAGGGCCGCCTCGCCGACCTGGTCGGCCTGGACACGCCCGGCCCGCTGATCAGCTTCCTGCCGATCCTGCTCATCGGCATCCTGTTCGGCCTCGCCATGGACTACGAGGTCTTCCTGGTCTCCCGGATGCGGGAGGACTTCGTCCACGGTGACACCGCCCGGCAGGCAACCATCAACGGCATGGGGCACGGCGCGCGGGTGGTCACCGCCGCCGCGCTCATCATGATCGCGGTCTTCGGCGGCTTCGTCTTCATGGACGACCCGGTCATCAAGTCGATGGGCTTCGCGCTCGCGGTCGGCGTCGCCATCGACGCGTTCGTGGTCCGGATGACGATCGTGCCGGCGGTCATGTCGCTGCTCGGCGACAAGGCCTGGTGGCTTCCGCGCTGGCTCGACCGGGCCCTGCCCAACGTCGACGTCGAGGGCGAGGGCCTGCGCGCCCACCTCGCCGACAAGGAACCCGCCCGCGCCTGA
- the ligD gene encoding non-homologous end-joining DNA ligase, which produces MGGAEETRDGVTLTNLDQPLFDGAGATKRDLVDYLDAVSERIVPHLRDRPLSVVRVRPGQPPFMQKNLPRYTPDWVRRTGVWAEASHREVSYALCDDRRTLLWFANQRAVEYHPTLATVADLHRPTHLVLDLDPPEGAPFGTAVAAALLVRRALADAGLAGAVKTSGAKGVHVFVPVGGDATAEDMAAATRALASRAARLDPDLATTAFIREDRGGKVFIDSTRAGGATVVAAYSPRLRPGVPVSFPVSWDDLPSVTPADFTIGTAPALLAGQDPWADAMPAPQKLPDDLVAEGHTIPVARVQAMHEGKRRARARRAAD; this is translated from the coding sequence ATGGGCGGGGCCGAGGAGACCCGGGACGGGGTCACGCTGACCAACCTGGATCAGCCGCTGTTCGACGGTGCCGGTGCGACCAAGCGGGACCTGGTCGACTACCTCGACGCGGTGAGCGAGCGGATCGTGCCCCACCTGCGGGACCGGCCGCTGTCGGTGGTGCGGGTGCGCCCCGGTCAACCGCCGTTCATGCAGAAGAACCTGCCGAGGTACACGCCGGACTGGGTCCGCCGCACCGGCGTGTGGGCCGAGGCCTCGCACCGGGAGGTCTCGTACGCCCTCTGCGACGACCGGCGCACCCTGCTCTGGTTCGCCAACCAGCGCGCGGTGGAGTACCACCCGACCCTCGCCACGGTCGCCGACCTGCACCGCCCGACCCACCTGGTGCTCGACCTCGACCCGCCGGAGGGCGCGCCGTTCGGCACGGCGGTGGCCGCCGCCCTGCTGGTCCGCCGGGCGCTCGCCGACGCGGGTCTCGCCGGCGCGGTGAAGACCAGCGGGGCGAAGGGGGTGCACGTGTTCGTCCCGGTCGGGGGCGACGCCACGGCCGAGGACATGGCCGCCGCCACGCGGGCGCTCGCCTCCCGCGCCGCCCGCCTCGACCCGGACCTCGCGACGACCGCCTTCATCCGGGAGGACCGGGGCGGGAAGGTCTTCATCGACTCCACCCGGGCGGGCGGCGCGACGGTGGTCGCCGCGTACAGCCCCCGGCTGCGGCCCGGGGTGCCGGTCTCGTTCCCGGTCTCCTGGGACGACCTGCCGTCGGTCACGCCGGCCGACTTCACCATCGGGACGGCGCCCGCGCTGCTGGCCGGGCAGGACCCGTGGGCGGACGCGATGCCCGCGCCGCAGAAGCTCCCGGACGACCTGGTCGCCGAGGGCCACACGATCCCCGTCGCCCGCGTCCAGGCCATGCACGAGGGGAAGCGCCGGGCCCGCGCCCGCCGCGCCGCCGACTGA
- a CDS encoding TetR/AcrR family transcriptional regulator has translation MARVVPETRDEILAAAARRFAATGYRGTSLQDIARDVGCSKAAVLYHFANKDAILTALMAPAIAVLQALDDRIVAAAGPADAQCVAAEGFVDLAVRFRREIALLRGEFPELLQQPAFAHIQAISERLIGACAGHSDRPSARIAALVVLAGIAETCGEFVDVPDEELRPALLALVRRALEPVD, from the coding sequence ATGGCACGGGTGGTACCGGAGACGCGGGACGAGATCCTCGCGGCCGCGGCGCGGCGCTTCGCGGCGACCGGCTACCGGGGCACGTCGTTGCAGGACATCGCCCGTGACGTGGGCTGTTCCAAGGCGGCGGTGCTCTACCACTTCGCCAACAAGGACGCCATCCTCACCGCGCTGATGGCCCCGGCGATCGCGGTCCTGCAGGCCCTGGACGACCGCATCGTCGCCGCCGCCGGGCCGGCCGACGCGCAGTGCGTCGCGGCGGAAGGCTTCGTCGACCTGGCGGTCCGGTTCCGGCGGGAGATCGCGCTGCTGCGCGGCGAGTTCCCCGAACTGCTTCAGCAACCCGCCTTCGCGCACATCCAGGCCATCTCCGAACGGCTCATCGGCGCGTGCGCCGGACACTCCGACCGCCCGTCCGCACGGATCGCCGCGCTGGTGGTGCTCGCCGGCATCGCCGAGACGTGCGGGGAGTTCGTCGACGTGCCCGACGAGGAGCTTCGGCCGGCGCTGCTGGCACTGGTCCGGCGGGCGCTCGAGCCCGTCGACTGA
- a CDS encoding DUF2795 domain-containing protein, with protein MTVTGVQLQEYLAGLDYPISRADLVRWGQENGVSTEMLQMLRALPAEDFDSPAELAEALNTLA; from the coding sequence ATGACCGTCACCGGGGTGCAGTTGCAGGAGTACCTGGCCGGGCTCGACTACCCGATCTCCCGCGCGGACCTGGTCCGGTGGGGCCAGGAGAACGGGGTGAGCACGGAGATGCTCCAGATGCTGCGGGCGCTGCCGGCGGAGGACTTCGACTCCCCCGCCGAGCTGGCGGAGGCGTTGAACACGCTCGCCTGA
- the erm gene encoding ErmE/ErmH/ErmO/ErmR family 23S rRNA (adenine(2058)-N(6))-methyltransferase, which yields MAPRRTPATERDRSRRVLSQNFLADPAAIARLVRAARPDPDGLLLEVGAGRGQLTRPLAARCRHLVAYEVDPAAGAELARVSAALPNVTHRQADFLAAAPPRQPFGVVGNIPWSLTSAVVRWCLTAPGLRAATLLTQLEFARRRSGDYGRWTRLTVLTWPEFGWRLAGRVPRTAFRPVPRVDAGILRIERRGEPLLPVVDLPAYRRMVELGFDGAGGSLAASLGRHHPRARLAGALRATRLDPATPVGHVWPEQWLVLFRLLRT from the coding sequence GTGGCGCCCCGCCGTACCCCAGCAACCGAACGCGACCGGTCCCGTCGCGTACTCTCCCAGAACTTCCTCGCCGACCCGGCCGCGATCGCCCGGCTGGTCCGGGCGGCCCGCCCCGACCCCGACGGCCTGCTGCTGGAGGTGGGCGCCGGACGCGGCCAGCTGACCCGGCCGCTCGCCGCCCGCTGCCGGCACCTGGTCGCCTACGAGGTGGACCCGGCGGCCGGCGCCGAGCTGGCCCGGGTCAGCGCCGCCCTGCCGAACGTGACGCACCGGCAGGCGGACTTCCTCGCCGCCGCGCCGCCCCGGCAGCCGTTCGGGGTGGTCGGCAACATCCCGTGGTCGCTGACGTCCGCCGTGGTGCGCTGGTGCCTGACCGCGCCGGGCCTGCGCGCCGCGACCCTGCTCACCCAGCTCGAATTCGCCCGCCGGCGCAGCGGCGACTACGGGCGGTGGACCCGGCTGACCGTGCTGACCTGGCCGGAGTTCGGCTGGCGGCTCGCCGGGCGGGTGCCCCGGACCGCGTTCCGCCCGGTGCCCCGGGTCGACGCCGGAATCCTCCGGATCGAGCGGCGCGGCGAGCCGTTGCTACCGGTGGTGGACCTGCCCGCGTACCGCCGGATGGTGGAGCTGGGCTTCGACGGCGCCGGCGGATCGCTCGCGGCGTCGCTGGGCCGGCACCACCCGCGGGCCCGCCTGGCGGGGGCCCTGCGCGCCACCCGCCTGGACCCCGCCACGCCGGTCGGGCACGTCTGGCCCGAGCAGTGGCTGGTCCTGTTCCGCCTGCTGCGGACGTAA
- a CDS encoding winged helix-turn-helix domain-containing protein yields MGVALRDARRSVTSWCRRHTIGGDGAVAAVRRGQRQGEPGMLSREQELELIDTLRGSYPDAFGLDEELWTRQSLHTLIQSRFELPMDAGAVGAYLRAWGLGPREPRERACGLCVGAVERWVRTEYPAITRAAQEHLAEVYWLGRVRLRGTMPAADVISAVSSRGRVRFMITTPSVDPPLPRDFVLRLSGAEQRTVHLIVDGSWPRNEWPRRLPRRIVLHPLPSCGRAVAA; encoded by the coding sequence GTGGGGGTTGCACTGAGAGACGCGCGGCGTTCGGTCACCAGCTGGTGCCGGCGCCACACCATCGGCGGTGACGGGGCGGTGGCGGCCGTCCGTCGCGGACAGCGGCAGGGCGAGCCGGGAATGCTCAGCCGCGAACAGGAACTCGAACTGATCGACACGCTGCGGGGCAGCTACCCCGACGCGTTTGGCCTGGACGAGGAGCTCTGGACGCGACAGAGCCTGCACACCCTCATCCAGAGCCGGTTCGAGCTGCCGATGGACGCGGGGGCGGTCGGGGCGTACCTGCGGGCCTGGGGGTTGGGTCCGCGAGAGCCCCGCGAGCGCGCCTGCGGGCTCTGCGTGGGCGCGGTCGAGCGGTGGGTACGCACCGAGTACCCGGCCATCACCCGCGCCGCCCAGGAGCACCTGGCGGAGGTGTACTGGCTCGGGCGGGTCCGGCTGCGGGGGACGATGCCGGCCGCCGACGTGATCTCCGCCGTCTCGTCCCGAGGCCGCGTCCGCTTCATGATCACCACGCCGTCGGTCGACCCACCGCTGCCCCGGGACTTCGTGCTCCGGCTGAGCGGTGCGGAGCAGCGCACCGTGCACCTGATCGTGGACGGCTCCTGGCCGCGCAACGAGTGGCCCCGCCGACTGCCCCGCCGGATCGTGCTGCACCCGCTGCCCAGCTGCGGCCGGGCCGTCGCCGCCTGA
- a CDS encoding MFS transporter, with amino-acid sequence MPTRTAPSRRLALLVLCTASLMVILDGSVVAVALPAIQRDLGFSAAGLAWVVNAYLVAFGGLLLLAGRLGDLLGRRRVFLAGVALFTLASLLCAVATTPGVLVSARFLQGAGGASATAVSLGMIVRLYPEPAGRTRAIAVFSFTGAAGASIGMLAGGVLTGIAGWPAIFLVNVPIGLAVLLAALRGVAPDRGAGLRAGLDVPGAALATSGLMVTVLAIVGVGEHGWTSVRTAGAALLATVLLAAFVRRQQVAATPLLPLRVLRTPDLVAANVVQFLAVAALFGFQFLLALALQLVLGLDATAAGLAFLPTPVAIAVVSLGLAGRLAARYGARPVLVTGLGLAVVGFLLLARLPADGSYPVDVLPAVLVFGIAGGLILPAVTTLAMAGADPADAGLASGLVNTTQQVGGALGLAVLATLAASRTDAVREAGRTATDALAAGYRAAFAVAAALVAAALLVALAALGRRRPVATPAVAGTPAEPVRRTAA; translated from the coding sequence ATGCCGACCCGTACCGCGCCGTCCCGCCGGCTGGCGCTGCTGGTGTTGTGCACCGCCAGCCTCATGGTCATTCTCGACGGCAGCGTCGTCGCGGTCGCGCTTCCCGCGATCCAGCGGGACCTCGGCTTCTCCGCCGCCGGCCTCGCCTGGGTGGTCAACGCCTACCTCGTCGCGTTCGGCGGGCTGCTCCTGCTCGCCGGGCGCCTCGGCGACCTGCTCGGGCGCCGGCGGGTGTTCCTGGCCGGCGTCGCCCTGTTCACCCTGGCCTCGCTGCTGTGCGCCGTGGCGACCACGCCGGGCGTCCTGGTCTCCGCCCGCTTCCTCCAGGGCGCCGGCGGCGCGTCGGCCACCGCCGTCAGCCTCGGCATGATCGTGCGGCTCTACCCCGAGCCCGCCGGCCGAACCCGGGCCATCGCCGTCTTCAGCTTCACCGGCGCCGCCGGCGCGTCGATCGGGATGCTGGCCGGTGGAGTGCTCACCGGAATCGCCGGCTGGCCGGCCATCTTCCTGGTCAACGTACCGATCGGGCTGGCGGTGCTGCTCGCCGCCCTCCGCGGGGTCGCCCCCGACCGGGGCGCCGGCCTGCGTGCCGGTCTGGACGTCCCCGGCGCGGCGCTGGCGACGTCCGGGCTGATGGTGACCGTGCTGGCCATCGTCGGTGTCGGGGAGCACGGCTGGACTTCCGTACGCACCGCCGGCGCCGCCCTGCTCGCCACCGTGCTGCTCGCCGCGTTCGTCCGTCGGCAGCAGGTCGCCGCGACCCCGCTGCTGCCGCTCCGGGTGCTGCGTACCCCGGATCTGGTCGCCGCCAACGTCGTGCAGTTCCTCGCGGTCGCCGCCCTCTTCGGGTTCCAGTTCCTGCTCGCGCTGGCGCTCCAACTGGTGCTCGGCCTCGACGCGACCGCCGCCGGGCTCGCCTTTCTGCCCACCCCGGTGGCGATCGCGGTGGTCTCCCTCGGCCTCGCCGGCCGGCTGGCCGCGCGGTACGGCGCCCGGCCGGTGCTGGTCACCGGGCTCGGCCTCGCCGTGGTCGGCTTCCTGCTCCTCGCCCGGCTCCCGGCCGACGGCAGCTACCCGGTCGACGTGCTGCCGGCCGTGCTGGTGTTCGGGATCGCCGGCGGGCTGATCCTGCCGGCCGTCACCACCCTGGCGATGGCGGGTGCCGATCCGGCCGACGCCGGCCTGGCGTCCGGACTGGTCAACACGACCCAGCAGGTCGGCGGGGCGCTCGGCCTGGCCGTCCTGGCCACCCTGGCCGCGAGCCGCACCGATGCGGTCCGCGAGGCCGGCCGAACCGCGACCGACGCCCTCGCCGCCGGGTACCGGGCCGCCTTCGCCGTGGCCGCCGCCCTGGTCGCCGCCGCCCTGCTGGTCGCCCTGGCCGCGCTGGGCCGGCGCCGGCCGGTGGCCACCCCGGCTGTCGCCGGCACCCCGGCCGAGCCGGTCCGCCGCACGGCGGCGTGA
- a CDS encoding DUF3105 domain-containing protein encodes MSISTPGGPERRPTVVSTGKRPGAGKPAAGKAGSGKPAGTPRAGGKGPRKPIAPVKVSQGRSWGPIALFVAVGVLAVAIIGYGAWATFQGSKPWDDRANAIDGIVNFREKDPDLVKGGNHQQGSITYPVLPPVAGPHNDAWQNCMGDVYDAPIANEHAVHSLEHGAVWITYQPNLPADQVEKLAEKVRGNEKLFMSPYEGLDKPISLQAWGYQLKVDNADDGRIDEFIKTLKVNASIEGPTALCNQGVTATGTTPRQLQQQ; translated from the coding sequence ATGAGCATCAGCACCCCGGGCGGCCCGGAGCGCCGTCCGACCGTGGTCAGCACCGGCAAGAGGCCGGGCGCGGGCAAGCCGGCAGCCGGTAAGGCCGGGTCCGGCAAGCCGGCGGGTACCCCGCGCGCGGGCGGCAAGGGCCCCCGCAAGCCGATCGCCCCGGTGAAGGTCAGCCAGGGCCGCAGCTGGGGCCCGATCGCGCTGTTCGTCGCCGTCGGCGTGCTCGCCGTGGCGATCATCGGCTACGGCGCGTGGGCGACCTTCCAGGGTTCGAAGCCGTGGGACGACCGGGCGAACGCGATCGACGGCATCGTCAACTTCCGCGAGAAGGACCCGGACCTGGTCAAGGGCGGCAACCACCAGCAGGGCTCGATCACGTACCCGGTGCTGCCCCCGGTCGCCGGCCCGCACAACGACGCCTGGCAGAACTGCATGGGCGACGTCTACGACGCCCCGATCGCCAACGAGCACGCGGTGCACAGCCTGGAGCACGGCGCGGTCTGGATCACCTACCAGCCGAACCTGCCGGCGGACCAGGTCGAGAAGCTCGCCGAGAAGGTGCGCGGCAACGAGAAGCTGTTCATGAGCCCGTACGAGGGCCTCGACAAGCCGATCTCGCTGCAGGCGTGGGGCTACCAGCTCAAGGTCGACAACGCCGACGACGGCCGGATCGACGAGTTCATCAAGACCCTGAAGGTGAACGCCTCGATCGAGGGTCCGACCGCCCTCTGCAACCAGGGCGTCACCGCCACCGGCACCACTCCCCGTCAGTTGCAGCAGCAGTAA